In a genomic window of Candidatus Delongbacteria bacterium:
- a CDS encoding winged helix-turn-helix transcriptional regulator: MNETLKLFKALSDQTRMRIYNMVSVKEMCVCEITSILNLAFSTISTHLKILKEAGLIEEKKDGKWVNYKKTESQNPIIGKIDEIMKLLSDELIESDRKSALLADRVIICGVEKKDIT, translated from the coding sequence ATGAACGAAACTCTAAAACTATTCAAAGCATTGTCAGATCAAACCAGAATGAGAATTTATAATATGGTTTCTGTCAAAGAAATGTGTGTCTGCGAAATTACATCTATTCTAAACCTAGCATTCTCTACAATATCAACTCACCTGAAAATCCTCAAAGAAGCTGGACTAATTGAAGAGAAAAAAGATGGCAAATGGGTTAACTACAAGAAAACTGAATCGCAGAACCCTATTATTGGAAAAATTGATGAGATTATGAAATTACTTAGTGATGAACTAATAGAAAGTGATAGAAAATCGGCTTTACTTGCTGACAGAGTTATAATTTGTGGAGTTGAAAAAAAGGATATCACATGA